One segment of Chryseobacterium viscerum DNA contains the following:
- a CDS encoding DUF1016 N-terminal domain-containing protein: MEISEDSLFQSVKKIIRQSREKVFRIANSTLLFTYWQIGKLIIEDEQQGKERAEYGKYTLKRLSQKLTLEFGKGFDESNLRNIRSFYHVFPICDALRHILSWTHYRLLIRLDNVDKMNYYINESVQNNWNYRDIKRQINFDFE, encoded by the coding sequence ATGGAAATCTCCGAAGATTCTTTATTCCAATCCGTAAAGAAAATCATTAGACAATCGCGCGAAAAAGTTTTTCGAATAGCGAATTCTACTCTACTGTTCACTTACTGGCAGATTGGAAAACTTATTATTGAGGATGAACAACAGGGAAAAGAACGGGCAGAATATGGAAAATATACGCTCAAAAGGCTTTCTCAGAAGCTTACTTTAGAATTTGGAAAAGGGTTTGATGAAAGTAATTTAAGAAATATACGCTCTTTTTATCATGTATTTCCAATATGTGACGCATTGCGTCACATATTGAGCTGGACTCACTACAGACTGTTGATAAGGTTGGATAATGTTGATAAAATGAATTATTATATCAACGAATCCGTTCAAAATAACTGGAATTACAGAGATATCAAAAGACAAATCAATTTCGATTTTGAATGA
- a CDS encoding helix-turn-helix domain-containing protein, translating into MKQEKLKNLRKLKGISQEKMARILSTDPSNYSRKERGEVRIHEEEWKKIAEALNVPISEIKEEDERLVSSKNSTFKDTSQYQYTQNLNYSLIENLQDYIGFLKQKIHELKEENQVLKSQNGF; encoded by the coding sequence ATGAAGCAAGAAAAACTAAAAAACCTAAGGAAACTCAAAGGCATCTCTCAAGAGAAGATGGCAAGAATTTTATCTACTGATCCTTCAAATTATTCCAGAAAAGAACGGGGTGAAGTAAGGATACATGAAGAAGAATGGAAGAAAATAGCTGAGGCTCTCAACGTTCCTATTTCTGAGATTAAAGAAGAGGACGAAAGACTAGTAAGTAGTAAAAATTCCACTTTCAAAGACACATCTCAATATCAGTACACACAAAATCTCAATTACTCATTAATTGAAAACTTACAAGACTATATTGGTTTTCTAAAACAAAAGATTCACGAATTAAAAGAAGAAAATCAAGTATTAAAATCTCAAAATGGTTTTTAG
- a CDS encoding peptide MFS transporter: MDNIEALSPKPDEFVENKNSRHPKGLWVLFGTEMWERFNFYGMRALLTLFMVNSLLIKEADAAIIYGGFLALCYLTPLLGGFIADKYIGNRFAIIIGGSLMAIGQFLLFISASTFSADIGSAKLIMWLALFVIIFGNGFFKPNISSMVGSLYPKQEKSKLDSAFTIFYMGINIGAFLGQFICPYVGDVKDAATGVRDIFAFKWGFLAASIAMVIGTITFFILKNKYVVTPEGRPIGGLPKNNTSADFEEGETQTAKFSGMSLGITVGIFVALFFVFRYLLVGELGFNSVEMGQMIKGIIYPFIYSAGISLAFLIMSSAENKVERQRIWVIYIVSFFIIFFWAAFEQAGSSLTFIADNQTDRNIFGWNMPPSMVQIFNGIFVVLLAVPFSLCWDKLRAKGKEPVSPFKQAMGLALIALSYFIIAHNVKDLGNSGLLAIKWLMLLYFIQTCGELCLSPIGLSLVGKLAPKRFASLLYGVFFISNAAGYALAGSLGALIPATGDKFKKAEELGVNLQDVLDKKVTLTADQVAAFDKAQLPLHNPTFVGFEIHNLFEFFMVFVVLCGIASVILGLISPILKKMMHGVN, encoded by the coding sequence ATGGATAATATTGAAGCATTGAGTCCGAAACCGGATGAATTTGTAGAGAATAAGAATTCCAGGCATCCTAAAGGATTATGGGTTCTTTTCGGAACAGAAATGTGGGAGCGTTTCAACTTTTATGGAATGAGAGCACTTTTGACGCTCTTCATGGTAAATTCCTTATTAATAAAAGAAGCTGATGCTGCAATCATCTATGGTGGATTTCTAGCGTTATGTTATTTAACACCTCTTTTAGGAGGATTTATTGCTGATAAGTATATCGGAAACAGATTCGCTATCATCATTGGTGGATCATTAATGGCTATTGGCCAGTTTTTATTATTTATCAGTGCTTCAACTTTCTCAGCAGACATTGGAAGTGCTAAACTGATTATGTGGCTGGCATTATTCGTTATCATTTTTGGTAATGGATTCTTCAAACCGAATATTTCCTCAATGGTAGGAAGTCTTTATCCAAAGCAGGAAAAATCTAAACTGGATTCTGCTTTTACCATTTTCTATATGGGGATCAACATTGGAGCATTCTTGGGTCAGTTTATCTGTCCATACGTAGGAGACGTAAAAGATGCTGCAACCGGAGTAAGAGATATCTTCGCTTTCAAATGGGGATTCTTAGCTGCTTCTATTGCGATGGTAATCGGAACAATAACATTCTTTATCCTTAAAAACAAATATGTAGTAACCCCTGAAGGAAGACCTATCGGAGGATTGCCAAAAAATAATACAAGTGCAGATTTTGAAGAAGGAGAAACTCAAACAGCAAAATTCTCAGGGATGTCCTTAGGAATTACTGTAGGTATATTTGTTGCTCTATTCTTTGTATTCAGATATTTACTTGTAGGAGAACTTGGGTTCAACTCAGTGGAAATGGGACAAATGATCAAAGGAATTATTTATCCTTTCATCTATTCAGCAGGTATTTCTCTTGCCTTCCTGATTATGTCTTCTGCAGAAAACAAGGTTGAAAGACAAAGAATCTGGGTAATCTATATCGTATCATTCTTTATTATTTTCTTCTGGGCAGCATTCGAGCAGGCAGGATCTTCATTAACATTTATCGCAGATAACCAGACTGACAGAAACATTTTCGGATGGAATATGCCTCCTTCAATGGTTCAGATCTTTAACGGAATTTTCGTAGTTCTATTAGCTGTTCCTTTCAGTTTGTGTTGGGATAAACTAAGAGCAAAAGGAAAAGAACCGGTATCTCCGTTCAAACAAGCAATGGGATTGGCATTAATCGCTCTTTCTTATTTCATCATTGCACACAATGTAAAAGATCTTGGAAACTCAGGATTATTAGCAATCAAATGGTTAATGTTACTATATTTCATCCAGACTTGTGGTGAGCTTTGTCTTTCTCCAATTGGTTTATCATTGGTTGGTAAGCTTGCTCCGAAAAGATTTGCTTCATTATTATACGGTGTTTTCTTCATTTCTAACGCAGCTGGTTATGCATTAGCTGGTTCATTAGGAGCACTGATCCCTGCAACAGGTGATAAATTCAAGAAAGCTGAAGAACTGGGAGTTAATTTACAGGATGTTTTGGATAAAAAAGTAACACTGACAGCTGATCAGGTAGCAGCTTTCGATAAAGCCCAGCTTCCATTACATAACCCTACTTTTGTAGGATTTGAAATTCACAATCTATTTGAATTCTTCATGGTATTCGTAGTACTTTGTGGTATTGCTTCTGTAATTTTAGGTTTAATTTCACCTATCTTAAAGAAAATGATGCATGGTGTAAACTAA
- a CDS encoding thioredoxin domain-containing protein — MKKNINILTNYLNLVDIHIDKTEFEYQLNGHPEFPNILSFSDTLHFFNIDCSIFEIDEEDVELLPKNFLSINDGDFTLEDKKNYDLSTSNVVLLVDKSESFYNEKKKNSLFLWSILLLGALVLSVLLLDFSFFYTGITFLSLSFLGIFLSYEAYKKTHGKGTIIPLGVCQNKMLKTDCDYVFNYKKWKFFDISEISLLFFFSQIISFIVLAIYKDLSFYYFIYKYIFYLFIPISFVSLYYQMIVIKKLCPVCIGIILCVYAQLALLLFLPNPLAKINLFSIILYALFISASALFLLYLKEKINWNSKLKEEIIKSSRFKKNYTFFRNNLAIQKKTLNDDFLSSFNFGTSDSSLTLVLVTNPSCKYCKEFYPTFMRIIYNYSNKINIRLVLDADLDNFSEELRSTYINMASIYENSEDKTTFFVALEEWYNIRTDKNGIDKWNNKYSHLFKNQENVITILNNQKKWRKINDINFTPDIFINGYQYPIEYDRADLEYFLSEMID; from the coding sequence ATGAAGAAAAATATTAATATATTAACAAACTATTTAAATCTTGTTGATATCCATATTGATAAGACTGAGTTTGAATACCAATTAAATGGTCATCCGGAATTTCCTAATATTCTGTCTTTTTCCGATACACTACATTTTTTTAATATTGATTGTTCAATTTTTGAAATAGATGAAGAAGATGTTGAGCTGCTACCTAAAAACTTTCTTTCAATCAATGACGGAGATTTTACATTAGAAGACAAAAAAAATTATGATCTCTCAACATCGAATGTTGTTTTATTAGTTGACAAATCAGAAAGTTTTTATAATGAAAAGAAGAAAAATAGCCTCTTTTTATGGAGTATTCTTTTATTAGGTGCTCTCGTATTATCTGTTTTATTATTGGATTTTTCTTTCTTTTATACGGGAATAACATTTTTATCGCTGTCATTTTTAGGAATTTTCCTTTCTTATGAAGCTTATAAAAAAACTCATGGCAAAGGAACAATTATACCTTTAGGGGTATGTCAGAATAAAATGTTGAAAACAGATTGTGATTATGTATTTAATTATAAGAAATGGAAATTTTTTGATATATCTGAGATCTCTTTATTATTCTTTTTCTCTCAAATTATTAGTTTTATAGTTTTAGCTATATATAAAGATCTGAGTTTTTATTATTTTATATACAAATATATATTTTATTTGTTTATACCCATCTCATTTGTTTCATTGTACTACCAGATGATTGTTATTAAAAAGCTATGTCCAGTTTGTATTGGTATTATACTTTGTGTTTATGCTCAACTGGCTCTTTTGCTTTTTTTACCCAATCCATTAGCAAAGATCAATCTATTTTCTATTATTTTGTATGCGTTATTTATTTCGGCATCTGCTTTGTTTCTTCTTTATTTAAAGGAAAAAATAAACTGGAATAGTAAACTGAAAGAAGAGATTATAAAAAGTTCAAGGTTTAAAAAGAATTACACATTCTTTAGAAATAATCTTGCAATTCAAAAGAAAACACTTAATGATGATTTTTTAAGTTCATTTAATTTTGGAACTTCGGATTCCAGTTTAACACTAGTTTTAGTGACAAATCCTTCATGTAAATATTGTAAGGAATTTTATCCTACATTCATGAGGATCATATATAACTACAGTAATAAAATTAATATTCGACTGGTATTAGATGCAGATCTGGATAATTTTTCTGAAGAATTACGTTCCACCTACATAAATATGGCCAGCATTTATGAAAATTCGGAAGATAAAACCACATTTTTTGTAGCTTTGGAAGAGTGGTATAATATAAGAACAGATAAAAATGGGATAGATAAATGGAATAATAAATATTCTCATTTGTTTAAAAATCAAGAAAATGTCATTACTATCTTAAATAATCAGAAAAAATGGAGAAAGATAAATGATATTAATTTTACACCGGATATTTTTATCAATGGTTATCAATACCCTATAGAATATGACAGAGCCGATTTAGAATATTTCTTATCTGAAATGATTGACTAA
- a CDS encoding peptide MFS transporter, producing the protein MKTKHPKGLPFLFFTEMWERFGYYLILGIFVLYVIEPTGMKGGLGLPDKTADDIFGTYIALTYLTPFIGGFLADRVLGYIKSIYLGGFLMAAGYIGMGVFKDLPLFYASLALIIIGNGFFKPTISTLLGNLYSEEPYKANKDSGYNIFYMGINIGAFICNIIAAFMRNKFGWGEAFITAGVGMLIGMVIFTIGRKHYIHAAQMKPVQEGDTKLSEIMLKVFVPAIIAGAIGWFVPNNIFGSDSTDAFIFACVPVIYFYASLYFKAKPDEKASIGALLSVFLISMFFWAVFKQNGTALTRWANYYTDRSVPASLEKPLEGIYMVDGKSYEDKETPVYDNQFRSQKDDNGETKKEMGKDVYFKNISPEQRAALEKNPENKVYLYNTELFQSINPFWVIALTPVIVGFWALLRRKGKEPLTPTKIVLGLFISGLSCLVMVLAVVAGDNGAVKVSPLWLVASYGVITIGELCLSPMGLSFVSKLSPARITALMMGGFFLANSVGNKLSGILASTWYNYENKTNYFLVNFGLLIFATLLGLSMLKRLNKIMKEKGH; encoded by the coding sequence ATGAAGACTAAACATCCTAAAGGGCTTCCCTTCCTCTTTTTTACAGAAATGTGGGAGCGTTTCGGGTATTACCTGATTCTTGGAATCTTTGTTCTGTACGTTATTGAACCTACGGGTATGAAAGGCGGACTTGGGCTTCCGGATAAAACTGCTGATGACATTTTCGGAACTTACATTGCCTTAACTTATCTGACTCCCTTTATTGGTGGGTTCCTGGCAGACAGAGTTTTAGGATATATTAAATCTATTTATCTGGGAGGCTTTTTAATGGCTGCCGGATATATAGGAATGGGTGTGTTTAAAGATTTGCCTCTGTTTTATGCTTCATTGGCATTAATTATTATTGGAAATGGTTTCTTTAAACCTACTATCTCAACACTATTAGGGAACCTTTATTCTGAGGAACCTTATAAAGCTAATAAAGATTCCGGGTATAATATTTTCTACATGGGAATTAATATCGGAGCATTTATCTGTAACATTATTGCTGCATTTATGCGTAATAAATTTGGCTGGGGTGAGGCTTTCATCACTGCCGGAGTGGGAATGCTTATCGGTATGGTGATTTTTACTATCGGAAGAAAACATTATATCCATGCTGCACAGATGAAACCTGTACAGGAAGGAGATACCAAACTTTCGGAAATTATGCTTAAAGTATTTGTTCCTGCCATTATTGCCGGAGCAATAGGCTGGTTTGTTCCTAACAACATTTTTGGAAGTGACAGTACAGATGCCTTTATTTTTGCCTGTGTACCTGTAATTTACTTTTATGCCTCTCTTTACTTTAAAGCTAAACCTGACGAAAAAGCTTCCATTGGAGCATTACTTTCTGTTTTCCTGATCAGTATGTTCTTCTGGGCTGTTTTCAAACAGAATGGTACCGCTTTAACGAGATGGGCGAATTATTATACGGACAGAAGTGTTCCTGCTTCTCTTGAAAAACCACTGGAAGGAATTTATATGGTGGATGGCAAGAGCTATGAGGACAAAGAAACACCGGTTTACGATAATCAATTCCGTTCCCAAAAAGATGATAACGGAGAGACTAAGAAAGAAATGGGGAAAGATGTTTATTTCAAAAACATTTCTCCTGAACAGCGTGCTGCTCTTGAGAAGAACCCTGAGAATAAAGTATACCTATACAATACGGAATTATTCCAGTCTATCAATCCGTTCTGGGTTATTGCACTCACTCCGGTGATCGTTGGGTTCTGGGCATTGTTGAGAAGAAAAGGAAAAGAGCCTTTAACGCCTACCAAGATTGTTTTAGGACTATTTATTTCCGGACTTTCATGCCTGGTAATGGTTTTAGCAGTGGTAGCGGGAGATAACGGAGCTGTAAAAGTATCTCCTCTATGGCTTGTTGCCAGCTATGGAGTAATTACCATCGGGGAATTATGTTTGTCTCCAATGGGACTTTCCTTTGTATCCAAACTCTCTCCTGCAAGGATCACCGCGTTGATGATGGGAGGATTCTTCCTGGCCAACTCTGTGGGAAATAAGCTTTCCGGAATCCTGGCAAGTACGTGGTATAATTACGAAAACAAGACGAATTATTTCCTTGTAAACTTCGGTTTGTTAATATTTGCTACACTTTTAGGTCTTTCTATGTTAAAAAGACTGAACAAAATTATGAAGGAAAAAGGACATTAA
- a CDS encoding S9 family peptidase: protein MKKLLLTLTVAAIFQNVSAQDITLDKIYSGYYRGKGIAGITSMKNGENYLVIEPTGIAKYSYKTSQKEGNLVDGRFESYIFSDDESKILLQTGSQPIYRHSFLGKFDVKDLKSGKVISLNEGKTVQEPTFSPDATKVAFISDNNLFYQDLNSGKITQITTDGKKNSILNGLADWVYEEEFGHARQYEWTKNSDAIVFVKSDEGQVPEIYIPIYGKSLYPAEMRYKYPKAGEKNSVVSAQLYRLDNGKTMQLNLGSFKNYYIPNVFQTAKADEIVLITSERIQNASDILKVNTKTGAVQKLFTETDDKWIDTDSPTLEFLEDDSFLWASERDGNRHLYWYDKDGKLKKQITKGNWEVTDYYGFNPKSKEIFVQTTEKGSINKVVSKVNIENGKSQLISNAEGNNSANFSKNYNYFIETSSTAAKPYTYVLKDGNGKAVKELQNNNDQLQKLKTDNFVEKEFITIPNAVGDQMNAWIMKPKNFDPNKKYPLFMFQYSGPGSQQVTNSWDNGNAMWFNHLVQKGYIVACVDGRGTGYKGAKYKKVTYMNLGKYEIEDQITAAKWFGNQTYVDKSRIGMFGWSFGGYMTSLAMTKGADVFKMGIAVAPVTNWRYYDSVYTERFMRTPQENPDGYDKNSPTEYANLLKGKFLLIHGTADDNVHFQNSMEFSEALIQNKKQFDFMAYPDKNHGIYGGQTRPQLYQKMTDFILNNL, encoded by the coding sequence ATGAAAAAACTCCTATTAACTCTTACTGTTGCTGCTATATTCCAAAATGTATCAGCACAGGATATTACTTTAGATAAAATATATTCAGGATATTACCGTGGAAAAGGAATCGCAGGAATTACTTCCATGAAAAACGGAGAAAACTATCTTGTGATTGAACCAACTGGAATTGCAAAATATTCTTATAAAACTTCACAGAAAGAAGGAAATCTTGTGGACGGAAGATTTGAAAGCTATATTTTTTCTGATGATGAATCTAAAATCCTTTTACAGACAGGAAGCCAGCCTATTTACAGACATTCTTTCTTAGGAAAATTCGATGTAAAAGATTTAAAATCCGGAAAAGTAATCAGCCTCAATGAAGGTAAAACAGTTCAGGAGCCCACATTTTCACCTGATGCTACAAAAGTGGCATTTATTTCTGACAACAATTTATTCTATCAGGACCTTAACTCAGGAAAAATCACACAGATTACTACTGACGGTAAAAAGAATTCAATACTGAATGGCTTGGCAGATTGGGTTTATGAGGAAGAATTCGGACATGCAAGACAATATGAATGGACGAAGAATTCTGATGCAATCGTATTTGTAAAATCTGACGAAGGACAGGTACCGGAAATCTATATTCCCATCTACGGAAAAAGTCTTTACCCGGCTGAAATGCGCTATAAATACCCAAAAGCTGGCGAAAAAAACTCTGTGGTTTCAGCACAGCTCTACCGTCTTGATAACGGGAAAACAATGCAATTGAACTTAGGTTCTTTCAAAAACTACTATATCCCGAATGTATTCCAGACTGCAAAAGCGGATGAAATTGTTTTAATTACTTCTGAGAGAATTCAGAATGCTTCAGATATTTTAAAAGTAAATACCAAAACAGGGGCAGTTCAGAAATTATTTACTGAAACGGATGACAAATGGATCGATACGGACAGCCCTACTCTGGAATTCCTTGAAGATGATTCTTTCCTTTGGGCTTCTGAAAGAGACGGAAATCGCCACCTTTACTGGTATGACAAAGATGGTAAGCTTAAAAAGCAGATCACAAAAGGAAACTGGGAAGTAACAGACTATTATGGTTTCAATCCAAAATCGAAAGAAATCTTCGTTCAGACTACTGAAAAAGGAAGTATCAATAAGGTTGTTTCCAAAGTAAATATTGAAAACGGAAAATCTCAGCTGATCTCCAATGCAGAAGGAAACAATTCTGCCAATTTCAGCAAGAATTATAATTATTTCATTGAAACTTCTTCTACAGCAGCAAAACCTTACACTTATGTTTTAAAAGACGGAAACGGGAAAGCGGTAAAAGAACTTCAGAACAACAATGATCAGTTACAGAAATTAAAAACAGATAATTTTGTTGAAAAAGAATTCATCACCATTCCTAATGCTGTTGGTGATCAGATGAATGCATGGATTATGAAGCCTAAAAACTTTGATCCGAATAAAAAGTATCCTTTATTTATGTTCCAGTATTCCGGACCGGGCTCTCAGCAGGTTACCAACTCATGGGATAACGGAAATGCAATGTGGTTCAATCATCTTGTTCAAAAAGGATATATCGTAGCTTGTGTAGACGGCCGTGGAACCGGGTACAAAGGAGCAAAATACAAGAAAGTAACGTATATGAATTTAGGAAAGTATGAGATTGAAGATCAGATCACTGCAGCGAAGTGGTTTGGAAACCAAACTTATGTTGACAAAAGCAGAATCGGAATGTTCGGATGGAGCTTCGGTGGTTATATGACCAGTCTGGCAATGACTAAAGGCGCAGATGTTTTCAAAATGGGAATTGCTGTAGCACCGGTAACCAACTGGAGATATTATGACTCCGTATACACGGAAAGATTTATGAGAACTCCTCAGGAAAACCCTGATGGATATGATAAAAACTCTCCTACAGAATATGCAAACCTATTGAAAGGTAAATTCCTTCTGATTCACGGAACTGCAGATGACAATGTTCACTTTCAGAACTCTATGGAATTCTCTGAAGCTTTGATTCAAAACAAAAAACAGTTTGATTTCATGGCTTACCCGGATAAAAACCACGGAATCTATGGAGGACAGACGAGACCACAGCTGTATCAGAAAATGACGGATTTCATCCTGAATAACTTATAA
- a CDS encoding DUF6496 domain-containing protein: protein MSKTKYSDKAQDKVGKVMHEFKEGKLKSSSGKKVTDRKQAIAISISEAREKGLKVPAKKK, encoded by the coding sequence ATGAGCAAAACGAAATATTCAGACAAAGCTCAGGACAAAGTAGGAAAAGTAATGCACGAATTCAAGGAAGGAAAACTGAAATCTTCCTCCGGAAAGAAAGTGACAGACAGAAAACAAGCCATAGCCATCAGTATTTCTGAAGCAAGAGAAAAAGGACTAAAAGTACCTGCAAAGAAAAAGTAA
- a CDS encoding GLPGLI family protein has protein sequence MKKLLFLLLGTFTCFAQSNRFVYDVVSKKDSTSKNLIKENFNLDISKDEMKYYNRIYYINDSIFATKNQYGFKGYKQTSFLIKKNNTNEYQNYEYIGDVNFYKIDGKAEQNWKITDSIKIVDELHLQKATTQFGGRSWVAWFSKDIPIPYGPYKFNGLPGLIVELYDIKKDYHFKIIKSEKITEDYKQVSLENSISRAIPVNQAKLDKLKLELYESPFKYIMNGRLALPEGKKLLLDDGTVLSKEQLKPAEANERKKIKSFNNPIELDKAVKYP, from the coding sequence ATGAAAAAACTATTATTTTTATTGTTGGGAACATTCACCTGTTTTGCTCAAAGCAACAGATTTGTATATGATGTTGTATCTAAGAAAGACTCCACTTCAAAAAATCTTATCAAAGAAAATTTTAATCTGGATATTTCTAAAGATGAAATGAAATATTATAATAGAATATATTATATCAATGATTCAATATTTGCGACTAAAAATCAATATGGATTTAAAGGGTATAAACAGACTTCATTTCTGATTAAAAAAAATAATACTAATGAATATCAAAACTATGAATATATAGGAGATGTGAATTTTTATAAAATTGATGGAAAGGCTGAACAGAACTGGAAAATTACTGATAGTATCAAGATAGTTGATGAACTTCATCTTCAAAAGGCAACAACCCAATTTGGAGGAAGAAGTTGGGTAGCATGGTTTTCTAAGGATATCCCCATTCCTTATGGTCCCTATAAATTTAATGGATTACCAGGGCTCATTGTAGAGTTGTATGACATAAAAAAAGATTACCATTTCAAAATTATAAAGAGCGAAAAGATTACAGAGGATTATAAACAGGTTTCGTTAGAAAACTCTATTTCCAGAGCAATTCCCGTTAATCAGGCTAAACTGGATAAATTGAAATTAGAATTATATGAGAGTCCTTTTAAATATATAATGAATGGAAGGCTTGCGCTACCTGAAGGAAAAAAGTTACTGCTTGATGATGGCACTGTTCTCTCCAAAGAACAGTTGAAACCCGCCGAAGCCAACGAAAGAAAAAAAATAAAATCTTTTAATAATCCTATAGAATTGGATAAAGCTGTAAAATATCCTTAA